One Streptomyces mobaraensis NBRC 13819 = DSM 40847 DNA segment encodes these proteins:
- the gabT gene encoding 4-aminobutyrate--2-oxoglutarate transaminase, whose product MTELTGGSALPQERRVVTAIPGPKSLELQARRTATVAGGVGSVLPVFTTRAGGGVIEDVDGNSLIDFGSGIAVTSVGASAEAVVRRASAQLANFTHTCFMVTPYEGYVEVCERLAELTPGDHAKKSALFNSGAEAVENAVKIARAYTKRQAVVVFDHGYHGRTNLTMALTAKNMPYKHGFGPFAPEVYRVPVAYGYRWPTGPENCGPEAAAQAIDQITKQVGAENVAAIIIEPVLGEGGFIEPAKGFLPAIVKFANDNGIVFVADEIQSGFCRTGQWFACEDEGVVPDLITTAKGIAGGMPLAAVTGRAEIMDSAHAGGLGGTYGGNPVACAAALGAIETMRELDLNAKAKRIEEVMKARLAVMQEKFPVIGDIRGRGAMIAIELVKDPETKAPAPEAAGALAKACHAEGLLVLTCGTYGNVLRFLPPLVIGEDLLNEGLDIIEAALGRL is encoded by the coding sequence ATGACCGAACTGACCGGAGGCTCGGCCCTCCCCCAGGAGCGCCGCGTCGTCACCGCCATCCCCGGCCCGAAGTCGCTGGAGCTCCAGGCGCGTCGCACGGCGACGGTCGCCGGGGGCGTCGGCTCGGTGCTGCCGGTGTTCACGACCCGCGCGGGCGGCGGCGTGATCGAGGACGTGGACGGCAACTCGCTGATCGACTTCGGTTCGGGCATCGCCGTGACGTCGGTGGGGGCCAGCGCCGAGGCCGTGGTCCGCCGGGCGTCGGCCCAGCTGGCGAACTTCACCCACACCTGTTTCATGGTCACCCCCTACGAGGGGTACGTCGAGGTCTGTGAGCGGCTCGCGGAGCTGACGCCGGGCGACCACGCCAAGAAGTCGGCGCTGTTCAACTCGGGCGCCGAGGCCGTCGAGAACGCGGTGAAGATCGCCCGCGCGTACACCAAGCGCCAGGCGGTCGTCGTCTTCGACCACGGCTACCACGGCCGCACCAACCTGACGATGGCGCTGACCGCCAAGAACATGCCGTACAAGCACGGCTTCGGCCCCTTCGCCCCCGAGGTCTACCGGGTGCCGGTGGCCTACGGCTACCGCTGGCCGACCGGCCCGGAGAACTGCGGCCCCGAGGCCGCGGCGCAGGCCATCGACCAGATCACCAAGCAGGTCGGCGCGGAGAACGTGGCCGCGATCATCATCGAGCCGGTGCTCGGCGAGGGCGGCTTCATCGAGCCGGCCAAGGGCTTCCTGCCGGCGATCGTGAAGTTCGCCAACGACAACGGCATCGTCTTCGTGGCGGACGAGATCCAGTCCGGCTTCTGCCGCACCGGCCAGTGGTTCGCCTGTGAGGACGAGGGCGTCGTCCCGGACCTGATCACCACCGCCAAGGGCATCGCCGGCGGTATGCCGCTGGCCGCGGTCACCGGCCGCGCGGAGATCATGGACTCGGCCCACGCGGGCGGCCTGGGCGGCACCTACGGCGGCAACCCGGTGGCGTGCGCCGCCGCGCTCGGCGCGATCGAGACCATGCGCGAGCTGGACCTCAACGCGAAGGCGAAGCGCATCGAGGAGGTCATGAAGGCCCGCCTCGCGGTCATGCAGGAGAAGTTCCCGGTCATCGGTGACATCCGCGGCCGTGGCGCGATGATCGCGATCGAGTTGGTCAAGGACCCGGAGACCAAGGCCCCCGCCCCGGAGGCGGCCGGCGCCCTGGCCAAGGCGTGCCACGCCGAGGGCCTGCTGGTGCTGACCTGCGGCACCTACGGCAACGTGCTGCGCTTCCTGCCGCCCCTGGTCATCGGGGAAGACCTGCTCAACGAGGGTCTGGACATCATCGAGGCGGCCCTCGGGCGCCTCTGA
- a CDS encoding phosphatase PAP2 family protein: MSETPRPQGTADDAPPVRPQCRRGRATAHATGAASDADPGTPHRSDGRPFHTPRGERHAGQAGGPGTSPPVPQPPALRSSPLRKALLPALSAVLFALVTWQVAGHGPLRALDERVGRAVAGTAFPRAVTGFLADLGNASVAVPVLVAAVLWAVLRRGRPWSHALAAAVAMAAVPALVVPLKTLVDRPGPPAMGAGPHDGFFPSGHAATAAVAYGAALLLLTRSRRATAGYTLLNAAVGAALVHRGYHWPLDVLGSWCLAALVLWCLSRALSRGRAGRRPRAGRVPAPPDR, encoded by the coding sequence ATGAGTGAGACACCCCGTCCGCAGGGGACTGCGGACGACGCCCCGCCGGTACGTCCCCAGTGCCGGCGCGGCCGTGCCACCGCGCACGCCACCGGGGCCGCGTCCGACGCGGATCCCGGGACTCCTCACCGATCGGACGGCCGCCCGTTCCACACCCCCCGGGGCGAGCGGCACGCCGGCCAGGCCGGCGGCCCCGGAACCTCCCCCCCTGTTCCGCAGCCGCCGGCCCTTCGGTCGTCCCCGCTCCGGAAAGCCCTCCTCCCGGCGCTCTCCGCCGTCCTGTTCGCCCTGGTCACCTGGCAGGTCGCCGGGCACGGCCCGCTGCGCGCGCTCGACGAGCGGGTGGGACGCGCCGTCGCCGGCACGGCGTTCCCGCGGGCGGTCACCGGGTTCCTCGCCGATCTCGGCAACGCCTCCGTCGCCGTGCCCGTGCTGGTCGCCGCGGTGCTGTGGGCGGTCCTGCGGCGGGGCCGGCCGTGGTCCCACGCCCTGGCCGCCGCCGTCGCCATGGCGGCGGTGCCCGCCCTGGTCGTCCCCCTCAAGACGCTCGTGGACCGGCCGGGCCCGCCCGCGATGGGGGCCGGCCCGCACGACGGCTTCTTCCCCTCCGGCCACGCCGCCACCGCCGCCGTGGCCTACGGCGCCGCGCTGCTGCTGCTCACCCGCTCGCGCCGGGCCACCGCCGGATACACGCTGCTCAACGCGGCGGTAGGGGCGGCGCTCGTGCACCGCGGCTACCACTGGCCGCTGGACGTGCTGGGCTCCTGGTGCCTGGCGGCGCTCGTGCTGTGGTGCCTGTCCCGGGCGCTCAGCCGCGGGCGAGCCGGGCGGCGGCCTCGTGCAGGGAGAGTTCCAGCACCACCGGATCGGTGA
- a CDS encoding NAD(P)/FAD-dependent oxidoreductase translates to MAARAMNPAQSLSDTTLRPYWLDDPGRPDPRPALVGDEHCDLLVVGGGYSGLWTALNAKERDPARDVVLIEAEETGWAASGRNGGFCAASLTHGVANGLARWPDELHRLEELGRRNLDGIEAAVRRHGIDCDFERTGEIDIATAPHQVAELREAAEEYASLGITGHEYLDREALRAEVDSPTFLAGLWNRDGVAMLHPAKLAWGLKRACLELGVRIYEHTPGSGLSSRGAGVAVRTPYGRVFARRAALGTNVYPSLVKRLRPYIAPVYDYVLVTEPLTQEQLAAVGWKRRQGLSDSANHFHYFRLTADRRILWGGYDIVYHYGGEVRAEYDHHPATYQRLAEHFFRCFPQLEGVRFSHAWGGAIDTCSRFSAFFGTAHGGRVAYALGYTGLGVGATRFGADVMLDLLAGERTERTELEMVRSKPLPFPPEPVRSVGIGITQWSMTRADENGGRRNLWLKAMDKVGLGFDS, encoded by the coding sequence ATGGCCGCTCGTGCCATGAACCCTGCCCAATCACTCTCCGACACCACCCTGCGCCCCTACTGGCTGGACGACCCCGGCCGGCCCGACCCCCGTCCCGCCCTCGTCGGCGACGAGCACTGCGACCTGCTCGTCGTCGGCGGCGGCTACTCGGGGCTCTGGACCGCCCTCAACGCCAAGGAACGCGACCCCGCCCGCGACGTCGTCCTCATCGAGGCCGAGGAGACCGGCTGGGCCGCCTCCGGCCGCAACGGCGGCTTCTGCGCCGCCTCCCTCACCCACGGCGTCGCCAACGGCCTCGCCCGCTGGCCCGACGAACTCCACCGCCTGGAGGAGCTCGGCCGGCGCAACCTCGACGGCATCGAGGCCGCCGTCCGCCGGCACGGCATCGACTGCGACTTCGAACGCACCGGCGAGATCGACATCGCCACCGCCCCGCACCAGGTGGCCGAACTCCGCGAGGCCGCCGAGGAGTACGCGTCCCTCGGCATCACCGGCCACGAGTACCTCGACCGCGAGGCCCTGCGCGCCGAGGTCGACTCCCCGACCTTCCTCGCCGGCCTCTGGAACCGCGACGGCGTCGCCATGCTGCACCCCGCCAAGCTCGCCTGGGGCCTCAAGCGCGCCTGCCTGGAGCTGGGCGTACGGATCTACGAGCACACCCCCGGCAGCGGCCTGTCCTCGCGCGGCGCCGGCGTCGCCGTCCGCACCCCCTACGGGCGGGTGTTCGCCCGGCGGGCCGCCCTCGGCACCAACGTGTACCCGTCCCTGGTCAAGCGGCTGCGCCCGTACATCGCCCCGGTCTACGACTACGTGCTCGTCACCGAGCCGCTCACCCAGGAACAGCTCGCGGCCGTCGGCTGGAAGCGGCGGCAGGGGCTCAGCGACTCCGCCAACCACTTCCACTACTTCCGGCTCACCGCCGACCGGCGGATCCTGTGGGGCGGCTACGACATCGTCTACCACTACGGCGGCGAGGTCCGGGCCGAGTACGACCACCACCCGGCCACCTACCAGCGGCTCGCCGAGCACTTCTTCCGCTGCTTCCCGCAGCTGGAGGGCGTCCGCTTCTCGCACGCCTGGGGCGGGGCCATCGACACCTGCTCCCGTTTCTCGGCCTTCTTCGGCACCGCGCACGGCGGCCGGGTCGCCTACGCCCTCGGCTACACCGGGCTCGGCGTGGGGGCCACCCGGTTCGGCGCCGACGTGATGCTCGACCTGCTGGCGGGGGAGCGGACGGAGCGCACCGAGCTGGAGATGGTCCGCAGCAAGCCGCTGCCCTTCCCGCCGGAGCCGGTGCGGTCGGTGGGGATCGGCATCACCCAGTGGTCGATGACCCGGGCCGACGAGAACGGCGGGCGCCGCAACCTCTGGCTCAAGGCCATGGACAAGGTCGGGCTGGGCTTTGATAGCTGA
- a CDS encoding PucR family transcriptional regulator, which translates to MPPTLASLVHHSSLKLTVLAGRERLDTPVRWAHVSELADPVPWMEGGELLLITAMKIDAADPDTVRPYVRRLVRAGVVGLGFAVGVNYEQVPDALVEAAEEAALPLLEVPRRTPFIAISKAVSAAIAAEQYRAVTAGFAAQRELTRAALGPDGPAGLLARLAAYLDGWAALYDASGAVVAAAPDWAARRAARFGPDVERLRGRPAPASAVVAPEEGDDRVELQSLGTGRRARGVLAVGTGAPLGTPERYAVHSAVALLTLATERSRALQAAEQRLGAAVLRMLLSGEAEHARTVAGELYGTLLDRPFRVLVAEPVPAEGSDASAGDPLAALADAADAAASRAAEPVLAVPEGGRLVLLAPDGGAAVGACADAVRAEGAGVALGLSAPALPGGTAAALRQAEQALSVARRRGRPLVEHEDVAAGSVLPLLGDEAVRAFADGLLRALRAHDATGRGDLVASLRAWLSRHGQWDAAAADLGVHRHTLRYRMRRVEEILGRSLDDPDVRMELWLALKASPGAGE; encoded by the coding sequence ATGCCCCCCACGCTCGCCTCGCTCGTCCACCACTCCTCCCTCAAGCTCACCGTGCTCGCGGGCCGGGAGCGGCTGGACACCCCCGTCCGCTGGGCGCACGTCAGCGAACTGGCGGACCCGGTGCCCTGGATGGAGGGCGGCGAACTGCTGCTGATCACCGCCATGAAGATCGACGCGGCGGATCCGGACACGGTGCGCCCCTACGTCCGGCGGCTGGTCCGGGCGGGCGTCGTCGGCCTCGGGTTCGCGGTCGGCGTCAACTACGAGCAGGTGCCGGACGCCCTCGTCGAGGCCGCGGAGGAGGCGGCGCTGCCGCTGCTGGAGGTGCCCCGGCGCACCCCCTTCATCGCCATCAGCAAGGCCGTCTCGGCCGCCATCGCCGCCGAGCAGTACCGGGCGGTCACTGCGGGCTTCGCCGCCCAGCGGGAGCTGACCCGGGCCGCCCTCGGCCCGGACGGCCCGGCCGGGCTGCTCGCCCGGCTCGCCGCGTACCTCGACGGCTGGGCCGCCCTCTACGACGCGTCCGGCGCGGTCGTCGCCGCGGCCCCCGACTGGGCCGCCCGGCGCGCCGCCCGCTTCGGCCCGGACGTCGAGCGGCTGCGCGGCCGGCCCGCGCCCGCGAGCGCCGTCGTCGCGCCGGAGGAGGGCGACGATCGGGTCGAGCTCCAGTCCCTCGGCACCGGCCGGCGCGCCCGCGGTGTCCTCGCCGTCGGCACCGGCGCGCCGCTCGGCACCCCGGAGCGGTACGCCGTCCACTCGGCCGTCGCCCTGCTCACCCTCGCCACCGAGCGCTCCCGCGCCCTCCAGGCCGCCGAGCAGCGGCTGGGCGCGGCGGTGCTGCGGATGCTGCTGTCGGGGGAGGCGGAACACGCGCGGACGGTCGCCGGCGAGCTCTACGGGACCCTGCTCGACCGGCCCTTCCGCGTGCTCGTCGCCGAGCCGGTGCCGGCCGAGGGCTCCGACGCGTCCGCCGGCGACCCGCTCGCCGCCCTCGCCGACGCGGCGGACGCGGCGGCCAGCCGGGCGGCGGAGCCGGTGCTCGCCGTGCCGGAGGGCGGGCGGCTGGTGCTGCTGGCCCCCGACGGCGGAGCCGCGGTCGGTGCCTGCGCGGACGCCGTGCGGGCGGAGGGCGCCGGTGTCGCGCTCGGCCTGTCCGCGCCCGCCCTGCCCGGCGGCACCGCCGCCGCCCTCCGCCAGGCCGAACAGGCCCTGTCCGTCGCCCGGCGCCGGGGGCGCCCCCTCGTCGAGCACGAGGACGTCGCCGCCGGATCCGTTCTCCCGCTGCTCGGCGACGAGGCGGTACGGGCCTTCGCCGACGGGCTGCTGCGGGCGCTGCGCGCGCACGACGCCACCGGGCGCGGGGACCTCGTCGCCTCGCTGCGGGCCTGGCTCTCGCGGCACGGGCAGTGGGACGCGGCCGCGGCCGATCTGGGGGTGCACCGGCATACGTTGCGGTACCGGATGCGGCGGGTGGAGGAGATTCTGGGGCGGTCGCTGGACGATCCGGATGTGCGGATGGAGTTGTGGCTGGCGCTCAAGGCTTCGCCGGGGGCGGGGGAGTGA